From Pseudomonas vanderleydeniana, the proteins below share one genomic window:
- the phrB gene encoding deoxyribodipyrimidine photo-lyase, whose translation MQLFWLRTDLRLHDNTALSAAARSGPTVAVFLLSPGQWLAHDDAPCKVDFWLRNLRELGQALATLNIPLLIRQADTWDQAPTVLLELCQSLGVDAVHVNEEYGVHETRRDRAVAKAVEARDIDFHSHLDQLFFRPGSVLTRTGGYFQVFSQFRKVCYSRLHGALPALVTPPAPQAPLPVKSDPVPDTLDGFAPAPQALSNLWPAGENEARRRLESFADQQIDYYQSERDFPAKPGTSQLSPYLAAGVVSPRQCLHAALQSNLGEFDSGNVGAVTWINELLWREFYKHILVGYPRVSRHRAFRPETEAVAWRHAPRDLEAWQQGRTGLPIIDAAMRQLLETGWMHNRLRMVVAMFLTKNLLIDWREGERFFMRHLIDGDLAANNGGWQWSSSTGTDSAPYFRIFNPISQSQKFDSEGLFIKHWLPELAGLNKKDVHNPAALGGLFGVAGYPQPIVDLASSRERALAAFKSLPSRPESGGAHE comes from the coding sequence ATGCAATTGTTCTGGTTGCGCACCGACCTGCGCCTGCACGACAACACCGCCCTCAGCGCCGCCGCGCGCAGCGGGCCGACGGTGGCGGTGTTCCTGCTCAGCCCCGGACAATGGCTGGCCCATGACGACGCGCCGTGCAAGGTCGACTTCTGGCTGCGCAACCTGCGGGAGCTTGGCCAGGCGCTGGCCACGCTGAACATCCCGTTGCTGATTCGCCAGGCGGATACCTGGGACCAGGCCCCCACCGTGCTGCTCGAACTGTGCCAGTCGCTGGGCGTCGACGCCGTGCATGTCAACGAAGAGTACGGTGTCCACGAAACCCGTCGGGACCGGGCCGTGGCCAAGGCCGTCGAGGCCCGGGACATCGACTTCCACAGCCACCTCGACCAGTTGTTCTTCCGTCCGGGCAGTGTGCTGACCCGCACCGGTGGCTATTTCCAGGTCTTCAGCCAGTTTCGCAAGGTCTGCTACAGCCGCCTGCACGGTGCGCTGCCAGCGCTGGTCACGCCACCGGCGCCCCAGGCACCGTTGCCGGTGAAGAGCGACCCGGTTCCCGACACCCTCGACGGGTTCGCCCCTGCACCCCAGGCCCTGAGCAACCTCTGGCCCGCCGGTGAAAACGAAGCCCGGCGGCGCCTGGAAAGCTTCGCCGACCAACAGATCGACTACTACCAGAGCGAACGCGACTTCCCGGCCAAGCCCGGCACCAGCCAGCTTTCTCCCTATCTCGCAGCCGGCGTGGTGTCCCCGCGCCAATGCCTGCACGCCGCCCTGCAAAGCAACCTGGGTGAATTCGACAGCGGCAATGTCGGCGCCGTCACCTGGATCAACGAGCTGCTCTGGCGCGAGTTCTACAAGCACATCCTGGTCGGCTATCCACGGGTCTCGCGCCATCGCGCATTCCGTCCGGAGACCGAGGCCGTGGCCTGGCGCCATGCACCGCGCGACCTGGAAGCCTGGCAGCAAGGCCGTACCGGCCTGCCGATCATCGACGCGGCCATGCGCCAATTGCTTGAAACCGGCTGGATGCACAACCGCCTGCGCATGGTGGTGGCGATGTTCCTGACCAAGAACCTGCTGATCGACTGGCGCGAAGGCGAGCGCTTCTTCATGCGCCACCTGATCGACGGCGACCTGGCGGCCAACAACGGCGGCTGGCAGTGGAGTTCCTCCACCGGTACCGACTCGGCCCCCTACTTCCGCATCTTCAACCCGATCAGCCAGTCGCAGAAATTCGACAGCGAAGGCCTGTTCATCAAGCACTGGTTGCCGGAACTGGCCGGCCTGAACAAAAAGGATGTGCACAACCCGGCCGCCCTCGGCGGCCTGTTCGGCGTCGCCGGTTATCCACAGCCGATCGTCGACCTGGCGAGCAGCCGCGAACGGGCCCTCGCCGCGTTCAAGAGCCTGCCGTCGCGCCCGGAATCCGGGGGCGCGCATGAGTGA